The DNA sequence CGCCCCCCGTTCTCGGCCAGCTGCGCGGGGGAACGGATGTCCTTGATGAACGCTTCTCGCGACTGGTTCTCTTCGAACGACGCCATCTCGTCGGGCGAATACTCGAAGGAGCGCAGGACCGTCCACAACACCGCCACGAAGAAGACCGCTGCGCCCAGATAGAAGGACAGCCGCACGGAGTCCGGAATCACACCGGCGGGGGCTTCGTTGCTCACGCCGAACTGTTCCGTCAGGAGCCAGGGAAGAATGGAGGCCACCACCGCGCCGGTGCCGATGAAGAAGCTCTGCATGGCGAAGCCGGTGGTGCGCTGCTCGGAGGGGAGGTTATCCCCTACGAACGCGCGGAAGGGCTCCATCGAAACGTTGATGGAGGCATCCATGATCCAGAGCATCCCCGCCGCGATCCACAGCACGGGCGAGTTCGGCATCAGGATCAAGGCGATGGTGGCCAGGATGGCTCCGCCCAGGAAGAAGGGACGGCGCCGGCCCAGCCGGTTCCAGGTGCGGTCGCTCAGATAGCCGACAACCGGCTGGACCAGCAGTCCGGTCACGGGCGCCGCGATCCAGAGAATCGGAATGTCCTCGACGCTGGCCCCCAGCGTCTCGAAGATCCGGCTCACGTTGGCGTTCTGCAGCGCGAACCCGAACTGGATCCCCAGGAACCCGAAGCTCATGTTCCAGATGTCCCAGAACGAGAGGCGCGGCTTGCGCTTGAGGGTCTCCGCCGCGGCCCGTGCAGGACCGCGGTCCCGGTCGTGGGGCGTCGCTGCTCCCGAGAGCTCGGATGACATACGATCTCGCTCAGTCAGAGGGGGAGGGATCCGCGGAGGCGGCCTGACGTGCGGCCTGGAGGCGGCGCAGCCGCTCCGCCACCTCGACGTCGGCCATGACATCGTCCAGCAGCCGCGACATGGGTCGCTGCCAGTTGGGGCGCTCTGAAGAGCGGGTCCCGGGTAGATTCACCTGTTCGGACTCCAGCCATAGATCCTCGAGCCAGGGAACCACCAGTGGGCTGGACGAGCGCCCGAGCCAGTCCAGCAGGGCGCCCAACAGCGTGGGGAGATCGTCCGGGTCGCGGAGCAGCAGCTCTGCCAGGCGGCGTGCCCCGGCCGTGCGCGCTTCCCGTTCGCCCGGCGCCGCATCCTCGCGCAGGAGCCCGCAGCGCACCCGCTCGTCAATGTCGATCCCAGCGATCCATCCCGCCAACGTGGGCGTGTCGTGCGTGCCGATCAGGGCCATCTGCTGTTCGCTGGGTGACTGCGGCGCGTCACCCATGGCCTCGAATTCCGCCAGGTACATCCCCCAGATCCGGTGGCGTGGAAGCGCCTCGCCGATCTCGGGAGGCACCGTCCCGAGATTCTCGCCCACGATCTCGCACCGGTGTCGATGCGATTCCAGCGTGAGGATTCCGAACAGCTCTTCTGCCGGATACGTCACGTAGGTCCCCTCGTGCAACCCGAACCCGTGCGGAATCCAGTAGAGCCGGGTCCAGGCCATGATGTGATCGATACGGAGCACCCCGGCCAGGCTGGCTTGATGAGCGATGGACGCGGCCAGATAGCGATGCCCCTCGACGCGCGAGGCTGCCGGCAGCACGGGAGAGAAGCCCCAGTCCTGACCCGAAGGAAAGCCCCGGTCGGGAGGCGCGCCCACCGACATGCCTTCCGCGAAGAGCGGCTGGCGGGACCACGGATCGTATCCGTCGGGATGCACGCCCACCGCCAGGTCGAGGCCCAGACGCACACCGTCGTTCTCCAACCGGTGGCGCAGACCGTCCAGCTGGCCACGCACCAGCGATTGCGCCACCAGATGAAAGCGTTCCTCTTCGAGGTCCACGTCCCCGTCGGAAAGCCGCCCCGCCCGGGGGCCCGAGGGCCAGTCCCTCCAGTTGCGGCCCCAGCGCGCCTGCGCGCCCCGGAAGCGCGCGTAGCGCAGCAACTCCGCATCGAGTGCGGCCCGGTCCGGAACCGGGAGCGTTCGTAGCGCCGCCCGCACTTCCTCATCGGCGCGGGAGACGTCCAGCACGCCGGGGGCTTTCGTGGGACGATGGCCGCCGCCCAGATCGAGGATGAGCTCCGACCAGAACAGACGACTCACCGGGCTATAGGGGCTGGGCTCGGCGGGCGCGCCGTTGAACGTGGGCAGCAGCGGCAGCACCGTGACCAGGTCTCCCCCGTGCGCACCTACCCACCGGCACAAGCGCTCGAGGTCTGCGAGATCCGCCAGACTTCTGCTGCGACGGGAGCGC is a window from the Gemmatimonadota bacterium genome containing:
- a CDS encoding 4-alpha-glucanotransferase; amino-acid sequence: MGSPVVSPERERAALAELAAAYGVKTHYFDGLDRPVEVAPDTLVRVCAALGAAIARASDAPDALRAHQEAVRTTALPPVLVAWDGTLPRVHWAAAGPVRAEVHLEGDGVISLSVAEGVLTTDAPLPFGYHRLTVESGSHVESANVIAAPTLAFRRDRDGHSWGVGTQLAALRSRRSRSLADLADLERLCRWVGAHGGDLVTVLPLLPTFNGAPAEPSPYSPVSRLFWSELILDLGGGHRPTKAPGVLDVSRADEEVRAALRTLPVPDRAALDAELLRYARFRGAQARWGRNWRDWPSGPRAGRLSDGDVDLEEERFHLVAQSLVRGQLDGLRHRLENDGVRLGLDLAVGVHPDGYDPWSRQPLFAEGMSVGAPPDRGFPSGQDWGFSPVLPAASRVEGHRYLAASIAHQASLAGVLRIDHIMAWTRLYWIPHGFGLHEGTYVTYPAEELFGILTLESHRHRCEIVGENLGTVPPEIGEALPRHRIWGMYLAEFEAMGDAPQSPSEQQMALIGTHDTPTLAGWIAGIDIDERVRCGLLREDAAPGEREARTAGARRLAELLLRDPDDLPTLLGALLDWLGRSSSPLVVPWLEDLWLESEQVNLPGTRSSERPNWQRPMSRLLDDVMADVEVAERLRRLQAARQAASADPSPSD